The region CGATGCGGGCGCCGGCGACACTGCGGCAAATCAACCCGCCGCCGGCGAAGAAACGGAAGTTGGCGCCGAGGTTTTGACTTTAATCAAAGAACTGAAAACATCGATACAGCCGCCGTCCGGCTGGGTCGCGCGCGAAGGCACGATACGCTCGCGGCCTTTGGCGGCTTTTTTCAAGGCCGTTCCGGAGAAAGACAGTTCCGGAAAAACGATTTTTAATGAAAACATAAGCGTTACTCTGGACAATTTCGGATCGGCCGGCGTTGGCGACGGGGCCGCGTATATCGCCAAGTCCAAAACAACGCTTCAGGCAAAGATAGAGAATTACAAGATGTTGACGGAGCGCAAGGTAAACTTGGGAGACGGTTCCGAGGCAACGCTGATTAACAGCTCTTTCACGCAAAACGGGCTTGATTTGAAAAATATGCAAATGTTCGCCGTTAAAAATGACAATGTTTACATAGTCACCGGCGTGGCGCTGGCTTCGAATTGGGACAAGGAAAAGGATATGATCGGAATGGCGATAATGTCGTTCAAATTTCCGTCCGGACAATAATTTTTTGGCTTTTAACGAGACCCCTTTCGCAGAGGGGTTTTGATTTTTATGGCAAATAAAAATGATATGTCGGACCTGGTGCGTTTTTTTTCCGCGCTGGCGGGAATCGTGATCGTGATGACTTTCATTTTGTCGTTTGGCTATGTTGTCGCGGATAAAAAATACGGTAAAAACATCCGCTATTGGAAAGCGTGCGTTTCAAGCTATATTAACCAGCAGTGGTATCAGGCGAAGAGCGCAAAGTGATTTTTGTCGATAATCATATGGGGAAAACAATATATATTGTCGGGATCGGCGGCCGGACCGGCGCGATGTTTTGCCGCGAACTGCAGGGCGCGGCGCGGATCATCGGCGTGGGTATGGATCGCGAAATCGAGGCGATCAACAATGGGAAAATTAAAACGCGGAGAGGCGCGGGCCAGCCGGAAATTTTAAAAACCGAAATTGTCCGATCCGCGGATTTTGCCGTGGCGGCCGAATTGAATCCTCCCGATTTCATCTGGCTGGCGACCAAGAATCCGGTGATCGAGACGGTTAAATTTTATTACCGTGGTTTTAAAGGCAAAGAAAAATTGCCGGCGCTGGTTATTTCGCAGAACGGATTGTCGGCAATCAACGACGCCAGAGCCGGTTTGTTCGAAGTGTTGGGACAAGCGGCCGACCGAGTGCGGATCATCCGGGTGAGTCTGATCAACGGAGTCGATCTTCGGGCGGAGGGGGGTGTTCTCGCCGAAACCGCGGCGAGCCCGAATGGGACATCCGTTATAAGTTACAAAATTCCGATTAAGCTCGGTTTTGGCGTGATCGACGGCAAAAGTTTTGATTTCAAGGAGATTTTGCTTGCCGGCCGGATTAAAGCGCGGGAATTTCCGGGGGCGGAAGTTTTTGAAATGGAAAATTCAAAATTGTTCACGAACTTGATCGGCATGGCGGCCGCGGTTAACGGGATGGATGCCGGCCAAGGGTTGCGCGACAAGAAAGTTTTTAAAGAGGAAGTCGCGGCGCTCAAAGAATATGTTTTGGCGATTAAAAAATCCGGCGGCGGGTTTGTCGGTGATTTTTGCGGTTATCCGATCAAATTTTTGGCTCAAATGATGTTGTGGCCGTTATGGTTGCTTTTGCCTTGGCGCGGCTTGCTGGCGGATATCGTGGCCAAAGGCCGCAACCGCCCCAAAGACCTGTCCGAAATCGATTACTACAACGGCGAAGTCGCGCGGCTGGGCAAGCGCGCCGGCGTGCCCACGCCGATGAATGAAGAAATAATTGCAAAAGCCAAAGAAATTAACAATCAACGCGCGTAAATAAAAAGATGGTGGCCGGATGTGGTCACCAATCTGGATCGTAATCAATCCTCTCGAAGACATCATTAAACATGTAGTCTTCGTCGTAACCCAGATATCTGGGTACGCGAGGCATGCAAGATATTCTAGGCAATCTTTGATCAAAGTCGATGATGTAATTTTCACCTTTGGCTTTGCACTCAACCCACATATGCCCTTGGTGGGTTGTTTTGTTGTAGCCGCGGACTACCATTGCCGGATAGCCTTTGGCAATCAACAGGGAGCACATGAAGGTTGACAGATCATTGCAATCTCCTTTTAGGGTAGTCCCTGTTATGGCTACTTCCTGCCAATATTCGGCACATTCGGGATACACATCCCGATCGCTGGCGTATGCGATATTAAGTTGGCGGCCGGTTTCATTAAAAAAGAAACCTTCTCCTATTTTAAATGTAACTCTTGCCGCGAACCACCGGATTATTGGATCATCCGGTTGGATATATTTGCTATATCCGGTGGTATAACTCTTTATCCATGGAGCGCAGTCTTCCCTGTAACTTACGCTTTGATCATGCGGTGCGGTTTCATATGAGGA is a window of Candidatus Nealsonbacteria bacterium DGGOD1a DNA encoding:
- a CDS encoding DUF1795 domain-containing protein produces the protein MNKELVDYIKQQIEINVPKNKITNILLKQGWHQSEIDDAFLAAGAGINSPEGSGAGGFEDGGFDDPDQDKNGVGSSRKMIFTVAVALAVLAIIAGIVVFSPFGDKKEETAPSGAGTTTDAGAGDTAANQPAAGEETEVGAEVLTLIKELKTSIQPPSGWVAREGTIRSRPLAAFFKAVPEKDSSGKTIFNENISVTLDNFGSAGVGDGAAYIAKSKTTLQAKIENYKMLTERKVNLGDGSEATLINSSFTQNGLDLKNMQMFAVKNDNVYIVTGVALASNWDKEKDMIGMAIMSFKFPSGQ